In Trichoderma atroviride chromosome 2, complete sequence, one DNA window encodes the following:
- a CDS encoding uncharacterized protein (EggNog:ENOG41) produces MAGSTKDRGLSWRRQKPPPSGDMHDYTSQAPYWWPSSGPDGNPYVQRDGERNPEVLNYSDRVNVEKVLASSSALGLAWFYSGNEAYAKHAADIIRTWFISPETRMNPNLNHAQLIPFANTGRHIGIIDFSQWYSTLLDIVIILNSGSLSGTSAASWTAEDMDGFRAWNREFLKWLTESDFGKAERAEKNNHGSFTCMLVSAIALFVDNKQLVQQEAASIQHDINETISPDGALPEELQRTRSWHYSNFTLLALTRLAMVAEKAGVDLWHYSGPQGQGIFKAVEYLLPAATGAAAWASKDIQFERYAAADIIRAAADAGHKASQLAIDTIELPPEGDLWPLRPAPEQLEPVKVKSGQITK; encoded by the coding sequence atggCTGGCTCAACCAAGGACCGTGGTCTGTCATGGAGAAGGCAAAAGCCCCCCCCAAGCGGGGATATGCACGACTACACCAGCCAAGCTCCATATTGGTGGCCATCGTCAGGACCAGACGGGAATCCTTACGTGcagcgagatggagagaggaaCCCTGAAGTGCTTAATTACTCCGATCGAGTGAATGTTGAAAAAGTCCTcgcctcatcatcggctCTTGGCCTTGCATGGTTTTACTCTGGGAACGAGGCATACGCCAAGCACGCTGCGGATATTATCAGAACATGGTTTATCAGCCCGGAAACACGAATGAATCCGAACCTCAACCACGCTCAGCTCATCCCGTTCGCTAATACGGGCCGCCACATTGGCATCATCGACTTCTCACAGTGGTATTCTACGCTCCTAGACATTGTCATCATTTTAAACAGCGGCAGTCTCTCAGGCACGTCAGCAGCTAGCTGGACGGCCGAAGATATGGATGGATTCCGTGCTTGGAATAGAGAATTCTTGAAATGGTTGACAGAGAGCGATTTTGGTAAAGCCGAGAGAGCggaaaaaaacaaccatGGCAGTTTTACTTGTATGCTAGTGTCCGCTATTGCACTGTTTGTTGATAACAAACAGCTTGTGCAGCAAGAAGCGGCTAGCATCCAGCACGATATTAACGAAACCATCAGCCCAGATGGGGCTCTTCCTGAGGAACTTCAGCGTACTCGCAGCTGGCACTATTCCAACTTCACGTTATTGGCGTTAACTCGGCTCGCTATGGTAGCTGAGAAAGCAGGAGTTGACCTTTGGCATTATAGCGGGCCCCAGGGTCAAGGAATCTTCAAGGCAGTTGAGTATCTTTTACCCGCTGCAACTGGCGCCGCAGCGTGGGCATCTAAAGACATTCAGTTCGAACGATATGCTGCGGCGGATATCAtccgtgctgctgctgatgcggGCCACAAAGCATCGCAACTAGCTATCGATACAATCGAACTACCCCCAGAGGGAGATCTATGGCCACTGAGGCCTGCACCCGAACAGCTGGAACCTGTTAAAGTAAAATCAGGGCAGATTACAAAATGA
- a CDS encoding uncharacterized protein (EggNog:ENOG41), whose translation MFKDPIERQKFPILLHALLSASIKYVDFEVFGMSVQDVTRQIRISRSAVMSHAMESLSIQNTQALVIIAFDYMGSGQTSKTWPIIGSLTRVVDYLQLTIEPDEESPRRPLLKSLAILNTANDWTESEERRRLFWSVFLLDRICSVTTGWHTSLTSDDVHRRLPCGGAMWARSEPVSTPYFGIWDKATAKIGNSISNAPTIYLSPKTAVDDPTPGSNAGVDVSKLGAFAYCIEATENLSQVTSFFLQQGVDFDDRDAVKNWLTRFKELDLRLVHWKMFLPKQWQDSNVSRDVLVIKMDPNLTLAHISHNTSTILLHQHIAYPPTRWKDVVKLPSSCSAETCHLAAVETSSIVQKYLRYMGGIVNSQFAFCAFAAARVLLVHWHSSETRVLDAAFFDLLQCLKDMSDKWRGYYNNSSTVNDILGPEGRRRVQDLPRRYVEQLEHLHARFLNDMTFSTIGFTNILCDASLYDYTQNLTHDTPTSTSHVNHDHLARVYRRYSSGFEAYQNAGVPSPTRRSDHQASHRSDGSPTRTRHFAAYEVRNFRGPLEGAALSSRPQAAQSPIATPSPNERRTGLDNSVHLLAEMNTAENYSHTQPIMTEEDELTTMSNMLLGNQFLEMDRVISLQSTDFFNFDSTGRTGLSG comes from the exons ATGTTCAAAGACCCAATTGAGAGGCAAAAGTTTCCTATACTTCTTCATGCTTTACTATCTGCCTCGATCAAGTACGTCGACTTTGAAGTCTTTGGAATGAGTGTACAGGATGTTACAAGGCAGATTCGCATCTCTCGAAGCGCCGTAATGTCTCATGCAATGGAATCACTCTCTATTCAAAACACTCAAGCTTTGGTCATTATTGCCTTTGACTAT ATGGGAAGCGGCCAGACCTCAAAGACATGGCCCATCATTGGCTCTCTGACCAGAGTTGTCGACTACCTGCAGCTAACTATAGAGCCAGACGAAGAGTCGCCGAGGAGACCTCTCTTGAAGTCCTTGGCCATTCTCAATACAGCAAATGACTGGACAGAATCTGAAGAACGACGAAGGCTTTTCTGGAgcgtttttcttttggatAG AATATGTTCGGTCACTACCGG GTGGCATACAAGTCTAACATCAGACGACGTTCATCGGCGCTTACCTTGTGGCGGAGCAATGTGGGCACGCTCTGAGCCTGTTTCCACGCCGTACTTTGGAATATGGGACAAAGCTACCGCCAAGATAGGCAACTCAATATCGAATGCGCCAACAATCTATTTATCACCAAAAACGGCGGTTGACGATCCAACTCCTGGGTCCAATGCTGGCGTGGATGTGTCCAAGCTTGGGGCCTTTGCGTATTGCATCGAAGCGACAGAGAATCTCAGCCAAGTtacatcttttttcttacaaCAGGGCGTCGATTTTGACGACCGAGATGCTGTCAAAAACTGGCTCACAAGATTTAAGGAGCTTGACTTGCGTTTGGTTCA TTGGAAGATGTTTTTGCCGAAACAGTGGCAAGATTCGAATGTTTCTCGTGACGTTCTAGTCATTAAGATGGACCCAAATCTTACTCTCGCACACATCTCGCACAACACTTCGACAATTCTCCTCCACCAACATATTGCATATCCACCCACCCGATGGAAAGATGTGGTTAAGCTCCCTAGCTCGTGCAGTGCCGAGACATGCCATCTTGCAGCAGTTGAAACATCATCTATTGTGCAAAAGTATTTGCGATACATGGGCGGAATTGTTAACAGCCAGTTCGCCTTTTGCGCTTTCGCGGCTGCGAGAGTATTGCTTGTTCACTGGCATTCTAGTGAAACACGTGTATTAGACGCTGCATTTTTTGACCTTTTACAGTGTCTGAAAGACATGTCAGACAAGTGGCGTGGATATTATAACAACAGCTCTACCGTCAACGACATATTAGGCCCAGAAGGAAGACGCCGAGTCCAGGACTTGCCTAGGAGATATGTagagcagcttgagcatTTGCATGCACGCTTCCTCAACGATATGACATTCTCGACGATAGGCTTCACAAATATCCTTTGCGACGCGAGCTTGTACGACTATACCCAAAATTTGACACACGATACGCCAACGTCCACCAGTCACGTTAATCATGATCATTTAGCAAGAGTGTATCGGCGTTATTCATCGGGATTTGAAGCATATCAAAACGCCGGTGTACCTTCTCCTACAAGAAGGTCGGATCACCAGGCAAGCCACCGGTCTGACGGATCTCCTACCCGTACGCGACATTTTGCAGCATATGAGGTCCGCAATTTCAGAGGACCTTTAGAAGGGGCGGCTCTTTCATCGCGACCTCAGGCTGCGCAATCGCCAATAGCgacaccatcgccaaatgAGCGTAGAACAGGCTTGGACAATTCTGTGCATCTATTGGCTGAGATGAACACGGCAGAAAATTATTCTCACACGCAACCAATTATgactgaagaagatgagctgACGACTATGTCGAATATGCTACTTGGAAACCAATTTTTGGAGATGGATCGCGTCATATCACTTCAAAGTACAGACTTCTTTAACTTTGATTCGACTGGAAGAACAGGCTTATCAGGGTAA
- a CDS encoding uncharacterized protein (EggNog:ENOG41~TransMembrane:8 (i87-103o109-126i287-313o325-346i353-373o385-403i424-442o454-473i)), with protein MFHVDKAAVRGVEGHTLREADKRDRFWWHYPGLRSLNFLLLGCIVCDMTNGYDGSMLNGLQSIPSWQDALDHPKGTRLGTISNGTRYGQLAALLVAAPLIQWLGPRRPITIGSLLLLIGVGLQAGAQNYAMFVFARCLIGFGNTIQNTACPILASELAHPFQRTQIIGIQNTTGSLGQIMAAWITYGTSFIVSSWAWRLPSLLQALSSCFQLVMSFFMPESPRWLVYQNRSKEAYEILAKYHAESDESSELLQYEMAEIEAAIEAEKVQALSSWMGWFRTSANRYRLFIIVTSGFIIQWCGNALLSYYIHLVFNSIGITNNKQQLLLNGGITINGWVWGNIFSLFIDKIGRRPMWLIGMSGMFVAFLLLTVFTGVNTGINYENHALGRATIFTIFLFGIFYKMPGCMLNSYVAEVAPFDLRAKAFVISSFGDAAANIFSGYTNPIGLGAIGWKYYIVWCCVLVSNFIIIYFFYPETKNLSLEEVAQLFDGPNSVETKLQEGTLEVEDEKSGGVNEATSAIHIG; from the coding sequence ATGTTTCACGTCGATAAAGCTGCTGTCCGCGGCGTCGAAGGCCACACCCTTCGAGAAGCTGACAAGCGGGACCGTTTTTGGTGGCACTACCCAGGTCTTCGCAGCCTCAACTTTCTCCTTCTCGGTTGTATCGTCTGTGATATGACTAACGGATATGATGGCTCCATGTTGAATGGACTTCAATCGATCCCCTCTTGGCAAGATGCCTTGGACCACCCGAAAGGCACTCGACTCGGTACGATTTCCAACGGCACTCGATACGGTCAGCTCGCCGCTCTACTTGTTGCCGCGCCTCTCATCCAATGGCTTGGGCCACGGCGACCCATAACAATCGGTTCACTGCTTCTGCTCATCGGAGTTGGCCTTCAAGCCGGGGCCCAGAACTACGCCATGTTCGTTTTCGCTCGATGCTTGATTGGCTTCGGCAATACGATTCAAAACACAGCATGCCCGATTCTAGCCTCAGAGCTGGCCCATCCTTTCCAAAGGACCCAGATCATTGGCATTCAGAACACAACTGGCTCGCTGGGTCAGATCATGGCTGCATGGATTACCTATGGCACTTCCTTTATTGTGAGCTCTTGGGCATGGCGTCTTCCATCACTGCTTCAGGCACTCTCGTCTTGCTTCCAATTGGTCATGTCGTTCTTCATGCCCGAATCGCCTAGATGGCTCGTCTATCAGAATCGCAGCAAAGAGGCGTACGAAATTCTCGCCAAATACCACGCAGAGAGCGACGAATCCTCAGAACTATTGCAATACGAGATGGCAGAAATCGAAGCGGCTATTGAGGCGGAAAAAGTTCAAGCACTGTCTTCATGGATGGGCTGGTTCCGCACCTCCGCCAATCGATACCGACTCTTTATCATTGTAACTTCTGGTTTCATCATTCAATGGTGCGGCAATGCCTTGCTTTCATACTAtatccatctcgtcttcaacTCTATcggcatcaccaacaacaagcagcagcttcttctcaacggcggcatcaccatcaacggCTGGGTTTGGGGAAATATATTCTCACTGTTCATTGATAAAATAGGCCGCCGTCCTATGTGGCTGATTGGCATGAGTGGCATGTTTGTGGCATTTTTGCTACTTACTGTATTCACGGGCGTCAACACAGGCATCAATTACGAGAACCATGCTCTGGGTCGTGCAACTATCTTCAccattttcctctttggcaTCTTTTATAAGATGCCTGGTTGCATGCTCAACTCGTACGTTGCCGAAGTTGCGCCGTTTGACCTACGGGCCAAAGCCTTTGTTATCTCTAGTTTTGGCGACGCAGCGGCCAATATATTCAGCGGATACACGAACCCTATCGGCCTTGGCGCCATCGGCTGGAAGTACTATATCGTATGGTGCTGCGTGCTTGTTAGCAACTTTATCATCATCTATTTCTTTTATCCCGAAACGAAGAATCTATCGTTGGAGGAGGTTGCGCAGCTCTTTGACGGACCCAACTCGGTTGAGACAAAGCTCCAGGAAGGGACATTGGAAgttgaagacgagaaaagTGGCGGGGTTAATGAGGCTACTTCTGCTATTCACATCGGATAA
- a CDS encoding uncharacterized protein (EggNog:ENOG41) — protein sequence MAAPVNGDPRFNPLHGNPFETRDDVAKAVVSLFEPLLPVFSKGCARVQIDASTSTWDRAACDLEGYARPLFGIAPLVAGGGQFDHWDMYREGLKNGTDPQHSEYWGPVPSMDQRHVEAAALAYAILLVPGHYWEPLEDSVKSNVVKWLLQSRNGEHGSNNHKYFRIMVDLALESVGVEVESTGTNEYLDDMERLYISDGWYRDGEDEGDTRRIDYYNPFAMHYYGLFYAVHRPSDKARGERFKERAREFAPAFLHWFADSGSNVPYGRSLAYRQCVAAYWGYLAVAGVEALPWGVIKGIYLRNLRWWAAQPISRRDGILTLGYAYPNPFMAERYLSTGSPYWAMKVFGPLSLPEDHPFWRAKELPMPERPSIAPFSVPGLAFMHMPGHTIMLNSGPDSNKAMRFVPEKYLKFAYSSRYGFSVESDSRGFDVGAFDSMIALSDDDIHYRVREHCEVAKMAGNKIYSLWRPWSDVVVETWLIPSANWHVRIHRIQSPRPLTTIEGGFAAPRADFSVDEVHADGGAAYVLCSEGDFSGILDASSPPKRIGRVTKPHGNTNLMFPRTLVPQLKGTVEANKTQIFVCAVLAGPNGKSIKEHWQTPPCDSDG from the coding sequence ATGGCAGCTCCTGTAAACGGAGACCCGAGGTTCAATCCTCTCCACGGCAACCCGTTCGAGACAAGAGACGATGTCGCCAAGGCTGTGGTATCTCTATTCGAACCTTTGTTACCTGTTTTCTCAAAAGGGTGCGCTCGTGTTCAGATTGATGCGTCCACATCCACTTGGGATCGTGCAGCCTGTGATTTGGAGGGCTATGCCAGGCCTTTATTTGGCATTGCGCCGTTGGTTGCCGGCGGAGGGCAATTTGACCATTGGGACATGTACAGGGAAGGGCTTAAGAACGGTACAGATCCTCAGCATTCAGAATATTGGGGACCAGTGCCATCAATGGACCAACGCCATGTGGAAGCAGCTGCTCTTGCATATGCGATTTTGCTTGTCCCAGGTCATTATTGGGAACCACTCGAAGACTCGGTAAAAAGCAATGTCGTTaaatggctgctgcagagccgCAATGGAGAACATGGATCAAATAACCATAAATACTTTCGCATCATGGTGGATCTTGCGCTGGAAAgtgttggcgttgaagtcGAAAGCACTGGCACAAACGAATACTTGGACGATATGGAGAGGCTATATATATCAGATGGATGGTATcgcgatggagaagacgaaggcgACACACGCCGTATAGACTATTATAATCCGTTCGCCATGCACTACTACGGTCTATTCTACGCCGTCCATCGACCGTCAGACAAGGCACGCGGCGAACGATTTAAAGAGAGGGCACGAGAGTTCGCGCCGGCCTTCTTACACTGGTTCGCAGACTCAGGTTCAAACGTTCCCTATGGCCGCAGTCTAGCATACAGACAATGCGTTGCTGCGTACTGGGGCTATCTAGCAGTAGCTGGGGTCGAGGCATTGCCATGGGGCGTCATCAAGGGTATATATCTCCGCAACCTGCGATGGTGGGCGGCACAACCAATCTCAAGACGAGATGGTATCCTGACGCTTGGTTACGCGTATCCAAATCCTTTCATGGCAGAAAGATACCTATCGACCGGCTCTCCTTACTGGGCTATGAAGGTTTTTGGTCCACTGAGCTTGCCTGAAGATCATCCATTCTGGAGAGCAAAGGAACTTCCCATGCCAGAGCGTCCGTCAATCGCCCCCTTCTCAGTACCCGGCCTTGCCTTTATGCATATGCCCGGTCATACGATTATGCTCAACTCTGGACCGGATTCAAATAAAGCCATGCGCTTTGTACCGGAGAAATATCTCAAGTTTGCTTATTCAAGTCGATATGGTTTCTCAGTGGAGAGCGATAGCCGAGGATTTGACGTCGGTGCTTTCGATAGCATGATTGCGCTGAGTGACGACGACATACATTATAGGGTGCGTGAACATTGTGAGGTTGCTAAAATGGCTGGGAATAAAATTTATTCCTTATGGCGTCCATGGTCTGACGTTGTTGTTGAAACATGGCTCATTCCATCTGCCAATTGGCATGTTCGCATTCATCGAATCCAGTCGCCTCGACCGCTTACCACTATTGAAGGCGGATTCGCAGCTCCAAGGGCTGATTTCAGCGTGGATGAAGTTCATGCAGACGGTGGCGCAGCGTATGTATTATGCAGCGAGGGCGACTTCAGTGGCATACTGGATGCTTCTTCGCCACCAAAGCGAATTGGCAGGGTTACCAAACCTCACGGCAATACTAACTTGATGTTTCCACGCACGCTGGTGCCCCAGCTCAAGGGAACTGTCGAAGCCAACAAGACACAGATATTTGTTTGCGCTGTCCTTGCAGGTCCGAATGGAAAGTCGATCAAGGAGCATTGGCAGACCCCCCCCTGTGATTCCGACGGTTGA
- a CDS encoding uncharacterized protein (EggNog:ENOG41~CAZy:GH88) codes for MASSTDLSRDSSQDGLSRNRSQDSPPTPSSVLSATDAATTASKTFPRHQLAVELSGLYSEVIAAKLWKVAEEYLEDGKAPSQYPEWVPEDGETSGHYNTKEVNFWTCGFFPGSLYCILERYVKYPQYLPLPGIDRLEFHAKLLALCRTWAAPLHQMAKRTNTHDLGFIVQPALRQDWELTGNYDSRASVMTAAGYLASRYDDRMKAVRSWDKSVSTRYNITDKDSNFLVIVDSMCNMDLLFYAGHHSSNQRLIDIATNHAHFVRRNLIRNNDSTWHVVNFDPRDGSLKTKHTHQGYSDDSTWSRGQAWTILGFTQTYIWTKEQIFLDTAIRLAEHFLERLRSAKHAYPFVPLWDFDAPMGDKPLRDSSAGMIAANGLLLLHQILGEGSNYLSDALRIARETIDMCQATDPARLVADADSKIKAEGVTFDCILKHATANNNEYALVRYSDHGLVYADYYFLEFGNKLLRMGMV; via the exons ATGGCCTCTTCTACCGATTTATCGCGGGATAGCTCGCAGGATGGGCTATCGCGGAACCGCAGCCAAGATAGCCCGCCTACGCCATCCTCCGTATTGTCCGCTACCGATGCAGCAACCACGGCAAGCAAGACATTTCCTCGCCACCAACTTGCAGTTGAACTTTCTGGGCTGTATTCTGAGGTCATCGCAGCGAAGCTGTGGAAGGTAGCTGAAGAATACTTGGAGGATGGT AAAGCTCCATCTCAATACCCTGAGTGGGTTccagaagatggagagactTCAGGGCATTACAATACCAAGGAGGTCAATTTTTGGACGTGCGGCTTTTTCCCTGGGAGCTTGTACTGCATTCTAGAAAGATACGTCAAATATCCGCAGTATCTACCTTTACCAGGCATTGATCGCCTAGAGTTTCATGCAAAGTTGCTCGCTCTGTGTCGCACTTGGGCCGCTCCTCTTCACCAAATGGCCAAGAGAACAAACACGCACGATCTTGGATTCATAGTCCAGCCTGCTTTACGGCAAGACTGGGAGCTGACGGGTAACTATGACAGCCGTGCTTCTGTAATGACCGCCGCAGGTTACTTGGCATCTCGATATGATGACAGAATGAAGGCGGTTAGGAGCTGGGATAAATCTGTCAGCACAAGATATAACATTACGGATAAGGACTCCaatttcctcgtcatcgtggACAGCATGTGCA ATATGGATCTCCTATTTTATGCTGGGCACCACTCGTCAAACCAGCGGCTGATAGATATTGCCACAAACCACGCCCATTTTGTCAGGCGGAATCTAATTCGAAATAACGACTCTACGTGGCATGTCGTCAATTTTGATCCGCGCGATGGATCTCTAAAGACAAAACATACTCATCAAGGATACAGCGACGATTCGACATGGTCAAG GGGTCAAGCATGGACCATACTCGGCTTCACGCAAACATACATCTGGACAAAGGAACAGATATTCTTAGATACGGCTATTCGCCTCGCAGAGCACTTCCTTGAGCGTCTACGCAGCGCAAAACACGCATATCCTTTTGTTCCCCTTTGGGACTTTGATGCGCCCATGGGTGATAAGCCGCTACGCGACTCTTCTGCCGGCATGATTGCCGCCAATGGTCTTCTCCTACTCCATCAAATTCTAGGAGAGGGGTCAAACTATCTGAGCGATGCTTTGCGCATTGCAAGGGAAACTATTGATATGTGTCAAGCAACGGATCCGGCACGACTTGTCGCAGATGCCGActccaagatcaaggccgaAGGAGTGACATTTGACTGCATCTTAAAACACGCAACAGCAAATAACAATGAATATGCTTTAGTGAGATACAGTGACCATGGTCTGGTCTATGCTGATTATTACTTTCTGGAGTTTGGAAACAAGTTGTTGAGAATGGGCATGGTTTAG
- a CDS encoding uncharacterized protein (EggNog:ENOG41): MLLANRFGRVTIIAGVTLLISFLLVILAQSADIRSHLPSSTASIWPASDCAAPVESRKNISYDLTTPPSVGCEDIVNDLQQRLIQAYTKSLKGVRYANIWGYLETENKGDAAIWSAQQILMSMLGIEMMEACRFVDRDCDIKRFRKVLEDHRPNSAIIMAGGGNFNDYYWEDQPSRMKMIETFTNVSIRAFPQSVYMTNPERIKATEEAFGKHKDLQLAARDKPSYDWLDKTFSQKDGIQSHLVPDIAFMWGNRSDFRVNTPKTHDILILARKDMEISDGDSSDIEFGEGELDLGGSVGKVTYQKVDWKFTHTPDIDPPKARDEPAGSTAPKRENGKNQRAWAKSIAGFELLGSARFVITDRLHGHILSTLIGVPHVLMDSKLGKNLNFHNTWTRDCDCTRVTSSIGQALDVARLYFEKEGKA; this comes from the exons ATGCTGCTTGCGAATCGCTTTGGCAGGGTCACCATCATCGCGGGGGTGACCCTTCTGATATCGTTTCTCTTGGTGATTCTTGCACAGAGCGCCGATATTCGGTCACATCTTCCCAGTTCCACTGCCTCAATATGGCCAGCGTCGGATTGTGCGGCGCCGGTAGAGAGCAGGAAGAATATTTCCTACGATCTCACGACGCCACCTTCGGTTGGATGCGAGGACATTGTCAATGATCTGCAACAAAGACTTATTCAGGCGTATACAAAGAGCCTGAAGGGTGTCCGATATGCAAACATTTGGGGTTACCTAGAGACAGAGAACAAGGGCGATGCCGCCATTTGGTCTGCGCAACAGATCCTCATGAGCATGCTTGGTattgagatgatggaggccTGCCG ATTCGTGGATAGAGACTGCGACATCAAGCGCTTTCGCAAGGTGCTCGAGGACCATCGCCCCAACTcagccatcatcatggcagGCGGTGGTAACTTCAACGACTACTACTGGGAAGACCAACCTTCGCGTATGAAGATGATTGAGACCTTCACCAATGTCTCTATCCGCGCTTTCCCTCAGAGCGTATACATGACGAACCCCGAGCGCATCAAGGCGACCGAAGAGGCCTTTGGCAAACACAAGGATCTGCAGCTTGCTGCGCGTGATAAGCCCAGCTACGACTGGCTGGACAAGACCTTTTCCCAAAAGGATGGAATCCAGAGTCATCTTGTGCCAGACATTGCATTCATGTGGGGAAATCGATCTGATTTCAGGGTCAATACACCGAAGAC TCATGATATTCTCATTCTTGCCCGAAAGGATATGGAAATCTCCGATGGCGACTCTTCCGACATTGAATTTGGCGAGGGTGAACTGGACCTGGGCGGCAGTGTGGGCAAAGTTACCTACCAGAAAGTTGACTGGAAATTCACCCATACGCCGGATATCGACCCGCCAAAGGCTCGTGATGAACCAGCCGGCTCAACTGCGCCCAAGCGAGAAAACGGCAAAAACCAGCGAGCCTGGGCCAAGTCCATTGCCGGCTTTGAGCTCCTGGGCTCTGCGCGGTTCGTCATTACCGACCGCCTCCATGGCCATATCTTGTCCACACTCATCGGCGTCCCCCATGTTCTCATGGACAGCAAACTGGGCAAGAATCTTAATTTCCACAACACTTGGACTCGCGACTGCGATTGCACCAGAGTTACATCCAGCATCGGCCAGGCGCTCGATGTGGCTCGCCTTTATTTTgaaaaggagggaaaagcCTAG
- a CDS encoding uncharacterized protein (EggNog:ENOG41) has product MLKMAFTAYYRRLRSLYLFFILLAIALLFLSSRESTRNLLLGDEPIWQSLFTDDDDLLWWNDRFPCEKHEPIRIAIVESAGVHDEVTAALVYAFGGHPNAELRLYFAKQRYKSDVIINDLELETPILSVNNSNTFKNDVKNLPPPHFVISTTCELDMEKKESVVDPLRHLLHNETTHLFCLVHHADYWNKGKHVDVVREWVDQERVDFIGLSQHTVDYLLQKSVTQWKDLQASVTARTFPPVFPINQTNEDSSSEVSLAMQGDYAPERRDYKRIFGSLDNVVKKMNGTTDLTSGQPAEKVKLHLIGHGPHVQVPENIRSNVAFDEDLSYPDFYRLLSKSYAVIPAFASETYLDRKASSTVPASLIAGVPLVASEKIIAAYSYLPREAVWLSEPDEREMETVERVVGDAKAYQDKKDKVKAAAKKLMKENRLNLLQGSSQQASDSTGYLEVTRHMRHLTWELLSLGNCTIRTAS; this is encoded by the exons ATGCTCAAGATGGCCTTTACTGCCTATTATAGGCGATTACGTTccttatatttattcttcattcttcttgctATTGCATTACTTTTCTTAAGCAGCCGTGAAAGCACCAGGAATCTACTTCTTGGAGATGAACCGATATGGCAGAGCCTTTTCActgatgacgacgacctgTTGTGGTGGAATGATCGTTTCCCCTGTGAGAAACACGAACCCATACgcatcgccattgtcgagTCCGCTGGTGTCCACGACGAAGtgacggcggcgctggtCTATGCCTTTGGAGGACACCCAAACGCAGAACTGAGGCTCTACTTTGCGAAACAACGCTACAAGTCTGACGTTATCATCAACGACCTTGAGCTGGAAACACCAATCCTATCTGTTAACAACTCCAACACCTTTAAGAATGATGTCAAGAATCTTCCTCCTCCGCATTTCGTTATTTCTACGACCTGTGAATTGgacatggagaagaaagagtcGGTAGTTGATCCGCTTCGACACCTGCTTCACAACGAAACAACACACCTGTTCTGCCTAGTCCACCATGCCGATTACTGGAACAAGGGCAAGCATGTCGACGTCGTCCGAGAATGGGTTGACCAAGAGCGAGTTGACTTCATCGGCCTCAGCCAACACACTGTTGACTACCTCCTGCAAAAATCCGTGACGCAGTGGAAAGACTTGCAGGCAAGCGTCACCGCACGAACATTTCCTCCAGTCTTCCCGATTAATCAGACAAACGAGGACTCTTCAAGCGAAGTTTCACTGGCTATGCAGGGAGACTACGCCCCCGAACGCCGAGATTACAAACGAATCTTTGGCAGCCTGGATAATGTCGtcaagaagatgaatggAACGACCGATTTGACGAGCGGCCAACCTGCCGAAAAGGTCAAACTACACCTGATTGGACATGGCCCGCATGTCCAAGTTCCTGAGAATATTCGCAGCAACGTTGCGTTTGACGAAGATCTTTCATATCCCGACTTTTACAGACTGCTCTCAAAGTCATACGCGGTGATTCCTGCGTTTGCATCTGAGACCTACTTGGATCGCAAAGCTTCTTCTACGGTGCCTGCTTCCCTTATTGCAGGAGTTCCTCTGGTAGCGAGCGAAAAGATTATTGCGGCATATTCATATCTACCGCGCGAAGCAGTCTGGCTATCAGAGCCggatgagagagaaatgGAGACAGTTGAAAGAGTAGTCGGGGACGCGAAAGCATACCAGgacaagaaggacaaggtcaAAGCGGCAGCCAAGAAACTAATGAAAGAGAACAGGCTGAAT CTGCTACAAGGATCAAGCCAGCAAGCTTCCGACAGTACTGGGTACTTGGAGGTCACCCGGCATATGCGGCATCTCACTTGGGAGTTGTTGAGTCTTGGCAACTGTACCATCAGGACGGCTTCGTGA